In Uranotaenia lowii strain MFRU-FL chromosome 2, ASM2978415v1, whole genome shotgun sequence, one genomic interval encodes:
- the LOC129742509 gene encoding uncharacterized protein LOC129742509: protein MTDLQKLVARRNAFLAQVKGELLVAKNLNQRRPSQSEVRDRLDQLKVLAGSFRDTQSEIEQNQKDPEAVLSVLNVREEFFGDFYKTKDLFECYLEELEPADSQKSLVVTEDWREALHLLIKTQQQLVIDQATSNHAFANLAARVSNSAIPPEDCEQSDQVSSGAPRFNVRLPAINVPIFRGDRKGWMTFKDLFVSTIHDRRDLTDSLKMQYLFSYLDGDAKRMVNKYTISSVNYQHAWLALCNHYDKKRYTVFALVREFMEQPTVSVSNLQALSKLVTTSDELVQQLDALGEEYQSRDPWLIYLTLEKLDKDTRASWSQEVVENENPTFEELLQFLQQRCEVLETCSAFSKKSVSEVNKKENLNEKKIRTMHTEVSDKKCAKCSKEHNVYQCDEFKSLSVEERRNLAKQARLCYNCLRSSHSAKTCSSKSVCRTSKCNQRHHTLLCPADSNPQNITGSNESGSQKPCASEEKKETIASLTTDLPIVKQSVSLLPTAVVKVRKSDGTFASARVLIDSGSQASMVTEELVRKLALPRSNGKVSVCGIGQSSAGTTRGMVALEISSRFNEVVLIKTKAYILGKLTSTLPAQRFYNRNLSFLGKLNDLADPSFSQPSKIDIVLGTDVFLALLESGQVKDESGQTVAQKTIFGWIVAGRYDQAEIITSSHAIVNLYTEMDLNQALQKFWEQEEINKVHQLTPSEIAVTEHFRTTLQRDETGRFIVRLPFDDSKPYLGESLTAAKKRLVAMERRFVVQPEFKRLYSGFMSEYLELGHMELVPNDEVMKDSAKCYYLPHHAVMKEDSTTTKLRVVFDASCATASGVSLNDRLMAGPNNNADLFSVLLRFRTYKVAFSADVTKMYRQILVHPDDR, encoded by the coding sequence ATGACGGACTTACAGAAATTGGTCGCCAGAAGAAACGCCTTCTTGGCTCAAGTGAAAGGAGAGCTTCTAGTCGCGAAAAACCTCAATCAGAGGAGACCTTCCCAAAGTGAGGTTAGGGATCGACTGGACCAGCTCAAAGTGCTTGCTGGAAGTTTCCGCGATACCCAAAGTGAAATTGAACAGAATCAGAAAGATCCGGAAGCTGTATTGTCTGTGTTAAATGTGCGGGAAGAATTCTTCGGAGATTTTTACAAAACGAAAGATTTGTTCGAATGTTATCTCGAAGAATTGGAACCGGCAGATAGCCAGAAATCGTTAGTAGTGACGGAAGATTGGAGAGAAGCATTACATTTGCTGATAAAAACGCAGCAACAATTGGTGATAGATCAAGCGACATCCAACCACGCTTTTGCGAATTTGGCTGCTCGAGTTTCAAATAGTGCTATTCCTCCGGAAGATTGTGAACAAAGTGATCAGGTATCGAGTGGTGCACCTCGATTCAATGTTCGTCTCCCAGCCATAAATGTGCCGATTTTTCGTGGTGATCGTAAGGGATGGATGACATTCAAGGATTTGTTTGTGTCGACGATTCACGATCGAAGAGATTTAACCGATTCGTTGAAAATGCAATATCTGTTTTCGTACTTGGATGGTGATGCGAAACGAATGGTTAACAAATACACAATTTCGAGTGTAAACTACCAACATGCCTGGTTAGCGCTGTGCAATCATTATGACAAGAAGCGCTACACAGTATTTGCACTTGTTCGTGAGTTTATGGAGCAACCAACCGTCTCAGTTAGTAATTTGCAAGCTTTGAGCAAATTGGTGACTACTTCGGATGAGCTGGTGCAGCAACTTGATGCACTCGGAGAGGAATACCAGTCGCGGGATCCCTGGTTGATTTATTTGACGCTGGAAAAGTTGGACAAGGACACTAGAGCTAGTTGGTCCCAGGAAGTGGTAGAAAATGAGAATCCAACTTTCGAGGAATTGCTACAGTTCCTCCAGCAAAGGTGTGAAGTGTTAGAAACCTGTTCGGCGTTTTCGAAGAAAAGTGTTAGTgaagtgaataaaaaagaaaacctgAACGAGAAGAAGATTCGTACCATGCATACAGAAGTATCAGATAAAAAGTGCGCGAAATGTTCTAAGGAACATAACGTATACCAGTGTGATGAGTTCAAAAGCCTGAGTGTAGAAGAAAGAAGGAATCTCGCCAAACAAGCTCGTCTCTGCTACAACTGTTTGCGGTCGTCCCACTCGGCTAAAACCTGTTCATCGAAATCCGTGTGTCGTACGTCGAAGTGCAACCAGCGCCATCACACGTTACTGTGCCCGGCTGATTCAAATCCCCAGAACATCACCGGCAGTAATGAAAGCGGTTCCCAGAAACCCTGTGCATCGGAGGAGAAAAAGGAAACGATTGCTTCATTAACGACTGATCTACCTATTGTGAAACAATCAGTGTCACTGTTGCCGACTGCTGTAGTTAAAGTGCGAAAGTCTGACGGAACATTTGCTAGTGCAAGAGTGCTTATCGATTCTGGATCGCAGGCATCAATGGTTACCGAAGAATTAGTGCGAAAGTTGGCACTCCCACGGAGCAACGGAAAAGTGAGTGTTTGCGGAATCGGGCAAAGTAGTGCTGGTACTACCCGTGGCATGGTGGCGCTGGAAATATCTTCGAGATTCAACGAGGTTGTGCTTATCAAAACCAAGGCTTACATTCTCGGCAAATTGACCTCTACTCTGCCGGCTCAACGTTTTTATAATCGTAATTTGTCGTTTTTGGGAAAGTTGAACGACTTAGCGGATCCGTCGTTTAGCCAACCATCGAAGATCGACATTGTATTGGGAACGGACGTCTTTCTTGCCCTCCTCGAAAGTGGCCAAGTCAAGGACGAAAGCGGCCAAACGGTGGCCCAAAAAACTATCTTTGGATGGATTGTTGCTGGACGATATGATCAGGCGGAAATCATAACCAGCAGCCACGCAATCGTGAACTTGTATACGGAAATGGATTTGAACCAAGCCTTACAAAAGTTTTGGGAGCAAGAGGAAATTAACAAAGTCCACCAGCTGACTCCTTCGGAAATAGCGGTTACAGAGCACTTCCGTACGACCTTACAAAGAGACGAAACTGGGCGCTTCATCGTTCGATTGCCCTTCGACGATTCGAAGCCTTATCTTGGCGAATCATTGACGGCTGCCAAGAAGCGATTGGTTGCCATGGAACGGCGTTTTGTGGTCCAACCCGAATTCAAACGACTCTATTCTGGTTTTATGAGTGAATATCTGGAGCTCGGGCATATGGAGCTGGTGCCTAACGACGAAGTAATGAAGGACTCTGCGAAGTGTTACTACTTGCCGCACCACGCCGTCATGAAAGAGGACAGCACGACTACCAAGCTCAGGGTCGTCTTCGACGCCTCATGCGCTACTGCGTCAGGCGTCTCCCTGAATGATCGACTCATGGCGGGACCGAACAACAATGCCGACCTGTTTTCGGTTCTCTTGCGATTTCGGACCTACAAGGTGGCCTTTAGCGCGGATGTCACCAAAATGTATCGCCAAATTTTGGTGCATCCAGACGATCGTTGA
- the LOC129742510 gene encoding uncharacterized protein LOC129742510, translating into MSWDDELPMAIANEWKEVKNNLNQLEKIRIPRYTGEMCDKVQLHGFSDASEQAYAAVVYLRVLDAAGHARVTLMAAKSRVAPIKQISLPRLELNGALLLAELMAKVTTALAYPEPETWAWTDSTIVLNWLSAHPRKWNTFVANRTSAILETLPRSCWNHVKSKDNPADCLSRGLSPAEFIDHPLWFRGPQWLSEDSASWVLSAPPTLEGDLPEAKPVKSLHLVAIHHRDNYDVEEELLERRSSFTLIVRTLAYMNRWAHHSVSKDERHGGELTPVELQAATSQLCRAIQNDVFGPEIKRLRKGKSIKPKHILAPLYPFLDKFGTMRVGGRLQHSNQPYDVKHPIILPQNHRGTELLVRELHLRNLHAGPTLLTSVAYQKYWIVGCQTVVRRIVQGCIRCVRLKGKTANQLMGNLPPSRVLATRPFSHVGVDYAGPIKLKALCVRGVKITKGYIAVFVCLSTRAVHVEGASDLSTNTFLSTLKRFISRRGYPVEICSDQGTNFVGADRALREFLDHLQSNSKDVSKFLSNIGIKWSLTRHPPHIWEGFGKPR; encoded by the coding sequence ATGTCTTGGGACGATGAGTTACCAATGGCCATTGCGAACGAGTGGAAAGAAGTGAAGAACAATCTCAACCAACTAGAGAAGATCCGCATCCCACGATACACCGGCGAAATGTGTGATAAAGTGCAACTTCATGGATTCTCCGACGCATCCGAGCAGGCGTATGCAGCTGTTGTCTACCTCAGGGTTCTGGATGCTGCAGGCCATGCCAGAGTTACTCTGATGGCGGCGAAATCTCGTGTCGCTCCCATCAAACAAATTTCGTTGCCGAGGTTGGAGCTGAATGGAGCACTGTTACTTGCCGAGCTTATGGCAAAGGTAACAACTGCTCTGGCGTACCCTGAACCCGAAACCTGGGCGTGGACCGATTCTACTATCGTACTGAATTGGCTTTCTGCGCATCCTCGCAAATGGAACACGTTCGTGGCCAATCGAACGTCGGCTATACTTGAAACTCTACCGAGGAGCTGTTGGAACCACGTGAAAAGCAAGGACAATCCGGCGGATTGCCTTTCTCGTGGTTTAAGTCCTGCTGAATTCATCGATCATCCTCTGTGGTTCAGGGGACCGCAGTGGCTAAGCGAGGACTCGGCGAGCTGGGTGCTGAGCGCACCACCGACCCTCGAAGGAGATTTGCCGGAGGCAAAACCAGTGAAATCACTGCATCTTGTTGCGATACATCACCGAGATAATTACGACGTCGAGGAGGAACTACTGGAAAGGCGTTCTAGTTTTACGTTGATTGTTCGAACATTGGCGTACATGAATCGTTGGGCTCACCACTCCGTATCCAAGGACGAGCGACACGGCGGGGAGTTGACACCTGTTGAGCTACAAGCAGCTACTTCCCAATTGTGCCGGGCAATCCAAAATGACGTATTCGGTCCAGAAATTAAACGCCTACGAAAGGGTAAGTCGATTAAACCAAAACATATCCTTGCCCCTCTTTATCCCTTTCTGGACAAATTTGGAACAATGCGCGTCGGTGGAAGACTACAACATTCCAATCAACCCTATGACGTTAAACACCCAATAATCTTGCCCCAAAACCATCGTGGTACTGAACTACTGGTCCGTGAATTACATTTACGTAACTTACATGCTGGTCCAACTCTATTAACCTCCGTTGCGTATCAGAAATATTGGATAGTGGGTTGCCAAACCGTCGTTCGTCGTATCGTCCAGGGTTGTATTCGATGTGTTCGTCTTAAGGGAAAAACTGCCAATCAATTAATGGGCAATCTTCCACCGTCAAGAGTTCTGGCCACCCGCCCATTCTCACACGTCGGAGTAGATTACGCCGGACCAATCAAATTGAAGGCACTATGTGTGAGAGGTGTTAAGATCACGAAAGGATATATCGCCGTCTTTGTTTGTCTATCAACAAGAGCTGTGCACGTCGAAGGAGCAAGTGATCTGTCTACCAATACTTTTCTAAGCACCCTAAAACGATTCATTTCACGGCGTGGTTATCCAGTGGAAATATGTTCAGACCAAGGCACCAATTTCGTCGGTGCGGATCGCGCATTGCGTGAATTCTTGGACCATCTACAATCCAACTCGAAAGACGTCTCAAAATTCCTTTCAAACATCGGAATCAAATGGTCTTTAACCCGCCATCCGCCCCACATATGGGAGGGATTTGGGAAGCCGCGGTGA